Genomic segment of Hydra vulgaris chromosome 11, alternate assembly HydraT2T_AEP:
aaactctaaactcTGAGTAAACTTTACTAAACTATAAACATTAAGTGACTATTTTAAAACActacccccccccctccccatgtaatttttttcagagtttttatGCAAAAACCTCAAGTATACCGGTAGCAaggattaacttttaaaaaaagtctcacCCTctctttacaaattttatgtACAACATGATATTTtgcatgaaaaataaaaacattgaattttaatGCTCACTTGTCAAAAGAAATTCAATACTAAGTTCtccaatatttttacaatataaaagtaaatcCTGCACAACTTTAAATGCATGTTGAACACAAATATTTGatagttaaattatatttacaaatttcaGCCAGATTGTTGTAGTTGTATAAAACTGGCCAAAAAACCATAGACACCACTAAGTCAAATATTGATTTACCTTTGGCTAAATGTTGAACTTATAGAAAATTAAAGTATAGATTGTTTATCTGTTCTATTTTGATTTATCACTaacaatgttataaataaaatcaccaaaaaattgttccaatgtaaaattttaaaaatgaaacctGTATGTAGTCCATTATTTTTCCAAGAGGATGAGCACTTCTAACTAACTGTTGAATACTTGTGCGTAGTCCATCAATCTAGAAAgagtttttgagaaaataaaaaacattagcattaaatagttattttatatatacaatacaaaATCTAAGCAACCAAAAACACAACATTTTGTAGAAACCTCTTTTTCAGCAATTTCTCTTTCCTTTTTGCGAGCACCATCAAAAACAACATGTTTTTCCTAACAGTATTAAGATTGGGATAATAATTTCTTTGATTATTGAGAATCATAGTAATTGTTTACAATTACTATGATTCTCAATGATTAtatgaataacataaaaatgattaaatgaataacataaaaatgattatatgaataacaaaattataactaaaacaaatatattttcaatgataaaaatggaaatttaatattaatcaaatttttctttaaagaacaaaataataattacagtGTTGTTTTGATTATCGGCTTGTTTTTTACTTTCCAACATTTTTCGAACAAGACTTCCtgcaacaaaataaacaaataaataaaccatTAACTTGCATAAAATAATAGCTTAAAAAATGTCCgaattcttaaatattttgtttaaatagttaTGTGTTTATCAAGTATACTTAAGTTATCTaaacagaatatttaaaaaagtattattataaaaaaatatataatataataaaaacaatagcatgtaatataaaactaatttaaacatCATGAATTTTGTACAAGGACTTTCTAAAAGCTGACTCCTTTTCAAGAAATCAGCAAACTAGCTTATACCTTACTTATATCTAATAAAATACTTTGGTAAactcacttttttaaaaaaaaaatattcctattcttcatttaaatgtttaaaacaacaaGTTAGGTCCAACacaaatctttttctttttgcaaatgGAAAAAGgataattttatactttcatGAGTTACTACCAGGGACCACACTTTATTAAAGTTCCAACAGTCTTCATTTAAGAAAAGAGACTGAAGAActtcttctttttataaaaaaagatagtaCTAGGCGATTTATTAATTTGCATTAACTGCACTATTTACAATTCAAATACATTTCTTActtctcaaaaaaatcttacttcaTAAATCTAGTATTCtttgaacaataaaatattttataacttgtcTCGCTCActatttttttatcatgaaaGAATAACACTTTAGGAGTAAGATAATCATGTTGATGAACTGCAGATGTTTGATAAGGTAGTATACTTCAATTCAACTCTAACTCTCTAACTCACTTTCTAACTCATTGATATAttacaaatagaaaaattgaacaTAATGACATGTTTAGGACACagtttaaaaacatgtttttaaactGTGTCCTAAACATGTCATTATGTTCACACacttcaaaacaaacaaaacagtAAATTTATAACGCAAAGTAAAtcatagttaaattaatttttttaagttttatatcaaaactaaaaacaaagcAATTTGGTTTCAATTATACTCAAAATATACTCAAAACTAATTGCAAAACACCTTATCATATGAGACTAACCACTATAATTAGCATACATACCATGTTCCTGTGTAGTAACTAAATCAGAATTGTTTTCTGAttgattctaaaaaatataaactatatttaaaaaatttttcactgtaattaattaaataataaataataatactctAACCATATCCAAAATATTCCCAAGAGCTGGATCTTCCTCTACAATAAATccttcatcttcatcatcatttttattatccATGATAACTGGTGCCAAAGGTTTAGTATTTACCCTATGTAAATAATACATACATGcaacattattatatatctacATACACCCAGTTTGCTGTATAAAAAATAGGTGAACTTTGGTTTGAGGGTAACTAAATATTGATTGTTTCTTTAAATCATGCACCATTACCTTTCATTACATGCTAGATCTCatatattgtgtgtgtgtgtgtatatatatatatatatatatatatatatatatatatatatatatatatatatatatatatatatatatatatatacataaatttttatatatgtgatTATACACATTATTTTAGGATGGGGCATAAATCATGCAAGTtactttagaaaataaaataatgaattttctAGGTCCATTGAtatacaatttcaaaaaataaaaaaaaaacacaaaaatttctCCTATATTTGGCACTAGTgatccaaaaaattttttatttgtatacatGTTGTGGGGAgcattataacatatatatgtaacatatttatgttttgtaccataatatttttttttgtacttttttatatctgcttttaatatatatttgcatttttttaaagatgataacaataatagttCTTTCACTGTTTTGAAATTAAGTCATATAAATTAAGGAATAatgagtgttttttttaaaaacaaaacaaaaaaaacaaccagttttcaaaaaaagcaaGATAGATACCATTTTAAAAGCAcgatgatattaaaaaaaagaagatattatttaatatatatatatatatatatatatatatatatatatatatatatatatatataataaatatataaaataaatagatgttatttaaaaaaaaaatatatatatatatatatataatataaataaataattatataaatatatattataaatagatgttatttaaaaaaatatatattatttaatttggaaaaagaaattgtataagtaaaactttaaagaatGATAGGAAACATTTGAAGccaataaattgtaaaaaaatggcTTCAAATtacaaaagatattaaaactagaaaataaatttttctagaaagtgctcaaaaaaattaagcaatCATAAAATTTGCAGAATacataaaaaccaaaataaatagAACCAAAAATGAAATTGTACTTAGTGTGTCCAGTGTAAGAGAAAGGAAAAGTTACAGAGAAATATAAAGATGCAGTAAAGTCTTTAGCTATTTGAGACAATGATAGAGATGAAagtacttttaaacttttaaaaaataaaacttaaagttaatttCGTTTCAAAAGCACTTGAAAAGACTTGGTTCAAAAGCACTGGAAAAGACTTGAGTGCTATTGCATCAACCCTTGAATAAGCTCTACTGCACTGAAAGAActgaatttgaaatttttttttcttcagcaaTCTATTTTAAGACAATAAAAATGGAGTATAAATTAAACTACGTGTattatttagaataattttatagCATTGTTATTATCAGCATTGTAACTATGGTTTAAGTTTTATTGTgcactttgatttttttttagaaaatagaaTGCATAAATTTACTGAATCTTCATGAAAAATTAGCCAGATCATTTTGAAGCTTAGatttaaaactttgtatttgTGACAAACTTCATTACTGAATCTCAATGAATAgtagtcaaaaaaaatatacaagttttttatcaatataatttgcCTGGCTTTAAACAAGAATCACATATTATAGTTGACTAAAGTGGTATAAACCCTAACTAGACAGTGTAGCCTGGATAGAATGTTGTTATTATGTTAACAAACTGTAAATGTCGTCATTatgttaataaatgttaaaattgtaaaaaaaaacaaaaacaaactgaattaagataaattttaacTACATTATGTTTAGCAGTTTATTAgtagaaaatttgaaattaaatcttAAATGGGATCAAACACAAAGGCAAAGTAGATGAGTTGCAATTAGTTCTTAAATTGCATCAACCATAAAAGCAAAGTAGATGAATTGCTTGAATGGGATCAAACACTAaagtaaagttgttttaaaaacggaatactattcaaaaacaaaaatattaattgacaaaaaaaaaaaattataaggagAATCAGAGATCTTCCTGGgattaaaaaggaaaatttttctttgattacttaaaattgttttcataagACAAATTGGCTGAGAACCTTTTAATAAAACTGGGATATATTTCCAGCTCACTTAAGATTTAAAATGTGtctagaaatctttttttaaataactgtgcAAAGAGTTCAAACTTGGTGaattctttatttatactttttagtgCTTTTAAACTTGGtgaatactttatttataactttttggtTATGAAGAAGATATAAGAGTAAATATACTGGTCATGGGCTAAccatcatttaaaatttaaaatagcagaTAAAAAATCTTGGTTAAATAACCCAAAACAttctttcttaaaataagaatataaaagtatgaaattttttatattataaatttacattcaAAAAGTTATTGATGCATCCAGCGCAATTTTAACACTGGCATACCATTTTGagcaatattattattttactctCATATTCAATTATTTTCTATGTTCTTAGTAGAACATTTACACTAACACAATTATCTTTTAGTAGAACATTTACACCAACACAATTATCTTTTGTATAAGTTGTTGTATATGCATATTCTGTTCAAATTATACCTTGCATGTTGTTCTTCAacaacttcaacttttttaacttttggtgGTGCAGGTCTCGCACTGCTAGGACGCACtaatttttgactaaaattcaaagtaatttttaaatgaaattcaaGATTTAGAAcgattaaaaagtaaataaaataaattaaagtaaaatagtgagataaaaaaaaatatatatatatgaaacataCACAGGCTTTTGCACACTCTCAGTATTTTTTTCAGCTGGCAATGCTATAAAAATCAATTGGtcatataaatacttttagGCTGCTAAATAGAAGGAAATGGAAGAAAGCATTCTAAGATTTATagctaaatatttattatttttacatgaaCTTAAAATGTTAAGGAGCTTCAAtattatacaaagaaaaacttaaGGATTTTAAGTGCTCCAGTTCTATCATTTTTGAACTTAAAGATATTATGTAAAATGGAAGCCAGGAACTGCAAgttcaaaaacaatatattcCAGGACTCTTATAACCCTGATTTATTCCTTCTACTATGTTTAAAAACTGGAGTTCATTTTGGTACATTCTATAcctcataaattatttttttttgtaaatgcaacataaaaaaaaaaaagaaaaagaaaaaaaatacaccaAAAACTTGAAATACCTGGATTTGATGTATCTtcatctaaaaatgaaataaatttttttcatctacTAATCAGAAATTGGTTAATGCAgttaagttgttaaaaatataatacttttataggTACCTTCACCTGAATCTTGTTGGTTTTGTTTTACTCTTGGTCCTTTAGCTGAGGCTGGTCTTTGCATAGCTCGAGCATTTTCATCTTTTGACTatatggtattttttaaaagtattattaattggtttttacatatttcaattatattatttatttcatttcctGAGAAACCAGAGACTTATTTACAGTTACCATACATCTGAGTGACAATGTTACCAACTCATTGTGTAATTGAGTCACTAAGTTACTTTACAACTGAATTATAAAgtcatttttctaattttatcacAGAAATAAAGTGCAACTGGAGTTACAAAGTTACTATGTAATAGTTACAGACTTACTGTGgagttgatttataaaaaataatattggttttatttgaacaattttcaaaactaaacattctaaatctaattataaaataaatacttacatttacatttactatgaaatttacaCATAATTAAAGGTAAAAAGATAGAGAATGAAATCTCTAGGAATGTTGAAATTGAAAAGCTGGGATTTAGGACAATTGACTTTTGTAGTGTAgcccaataaattaaaaaaatgactagCATGACATGAGTGCAGGTGGTGAGATATATTGCAAGAACACGCCCCTATTTTGTGGCGTTAATGCAGCTCTCGGGCTTCCTCAAAACATCATTGGTGATTGCAGTGTATTCCTAAGGATGGGGGATCACCAATTATTCACTACTCAATTCTAATTGGCTATAACGCCAAAAAATTTTACTGTTTAACCATATTATTTTTAGTGTGTTTAATATTCATAGTACCACTTTTAAACATGTgttgttattaaataacttatctTGTTATTGCACaggttatatattataatctaaattttatacTAGGTTACTTAATTTTTAGATCATGACATGTATTACAGTACTTCAATATATTATTAGAATTActgtatattactatttataaaccAAAAACAACAGGGACTGTAGCACAGTAGATTAGCATGTTGTAAACTGAGtacttttgatttaaataattcaagttatttaaaaatctatttcaCCTCCTAAAGGCTCCAGAGTACAGAGCTTCAGCAATACAGCCGGGAGGCTATTTATCATTTTGTTAACATTCTCTTTTTTTAACACCAAACTCTGAAACATGAAcatcattaaactttttaaacttggtTGTTGCAAGAGAAAACAGGTTGATGCTCAAAGTTTAATTCTAAATTGCAAATGTGAGTCTGATTAACTGAATATCTATTATATAgtgatttaatatttatctaattagTGGTCTCCCATAATCTACCCAGAAATCCATTCAAAAGCAAACTTATATCAAACATGAGAGATACTAGTTTGTAAAGAATAGCATTTATATAAGTGATTCCTAAAGAAAGAAAAGTTCCACTAGAAAAAGCAACTTTTCAACTAAAAGAGCATGTAAAAAACCTAGTAATTTATCTACAGAATCAAATAggattaaatttatattaaaatatacaactctaaattgaaataataaatatggttttatatttcaaaacagaaaaaagaagaaaactagTTGTTCTGGTGCCTAGCATGCTAGACTTTGAAAATAGCAGGATTCTGGGAAATCCAgttaacataaatataacaagTAAAAAGCAAGCAAGAGATGTGTTTGACATCTCAAATGAGTGAGGCATTACAGATATTGTAAAATTGCATGTTTTTGACATTATAACTCTGGTTATTTGTAACTCTGGATATAAAAGTTGAGTTTGCGTCCAAATGGAAAAACTcttaaacaaagttatttttactggTTTACTAACATATAGCATTTATAAAAGAATACTAAGTTCAACTCACAACAATTGTTTAGTATAACATCAACCCTGAAAACatcaattttattcaatttatttcaaaataaaatatagcatttTTTCTATGCAATGGTTTAATATTgaacaagtttaataaaaacatttagagcGGGCCATACAGGGACACTTAAGAAACAAATGCTAGTTGCAGATAAACTAATCATAGTCAACactgttttttacaaatatcctaaaatttattcatataagaaaatgaaaaaacaaaaaaaaagtttctaaaaataagctATGACAACGAAAATAACAAAATTCTAGACTAGcaaaatctttacattttgtAAGTGGGTGGGGCAAGGCGAGACAGTTAAAAAGTAACAGTTATTCATTAAttgtaaagctttaaaaatgataaaaaataaaggctATCTATTATTTGAACATGTTCATTcaactttcaaaaaagtaacataCCTATATAAACTACACGCCCATACACCCACactttacaaaaaatgaaataaaaaactaaaataaaaaaagctttttgtgTTCCATTATAAAATGCCTCCGCTCTACCCTAAcctatatagtaatatattggTAACTActacttaatttaaaatcaaacaaaaaataatatggatcacataaatcacacaaaaaatCACATGAAATCACACAAAATCCTGAAACTAtttagcaacatttttgatgAGCTAGCTTATTAGCAATATGCCGATGtagaacaaatttaaatatgtaccAGCAACTTTTCTAATTCTAAGTTCCTTATTACTTACAGCTAAAACTGCATTTCAATTCATTTTGCTATTTTGAATGATTGATCtttcttacataacttcttaCCATcattgtttacattaaacactattaataatcaaagataatttataaaaataacaatttccttaaatttattactaatattgcttttctaaataaaaaaatgatattttagattgaaaataaaatcatcgAACTGTAAACAGCATCACGAAATGGTAGTAATAtagtcaattatataaataacttcttGTCTCAATATGCCCCACAAAAGTCATTTTACTGGAATTAATACTATTCAAAATGTTCCATTCcagatacttttttaaaaccagattctgaaagaggataaaaaatactgtctgaaaaatagaaactttttataaataaaacaaattagcaatagttaaagataatatttgtaacgatttttttgtattatattttacgTCTGATGACGATCTGTGCAAAAGCAGATCGAAATATTACGAAGAATAAATTTAGTTTGTACGCAGCTgttttttatgctttatattcaaaaatatatgtatatatattcacgTACAACAAGATATGACattgaaacatatatatatatatatataaatatatatatatatatatatatataatgttaatttttaaatatacactTATAATGTgaagtaaattttaaagttacatatatttattttttactgctaaataaaaaatctaaaattagaCCTGAATAATCTGCTTGGAGATTAGTTAACCaaatgtagaaatttttttatatcaaataattttacagaAAATGATAAAGGGATCATTTATTAaccatttttatgattaaaattttttttcataaaattaataaatacagccattaaaaaaattatttccctaactttaataaaaataaaatgaataataaaaaatacctacaatgttttctttacttttattcgCCTcctagataaaaataaaaacaatgaactATCTGACTAATATAAACAGAAATTATAGATCAAAAGAAAATGACCATACATTATCAACattttcttctatttcttttttccttctatctctttttgttttttttccatcaacctcatcaatattttttactttttcagaaTCATCTTCGTGTTGCTTTGTCTTTTGTTCATTATTTGCTACTccttctttttgtttattatcctttgtttcatcaacattttttattttatctctcTCCTTTGATCTTCCTTCTTTGTCTTTTCTTTTCTCCCTATCTCTTGATGAACTTTCTTTCTCTTTAGAGGCAGATTCTGCATctatcttttcttttcttttctctCTATCTCTAGATGAACCTCCTTTCTCTTTAGTATCAGGCTCAGCTTCTAGTTGTTCATTCTCTCTTCTTTTTTCACTAGAGCTACGCTGATGTTCTCTCTTTTCTCTCTCTGTGTGACTGCCATCTTTTCTGTCCTTTGAACTTCCTTGTTTTTCCCTGGCAGTTTTTTCCTTTACTTTTGAAGCGTTTTCTTGTTCAACTAAAAGTTCTGAACCCGATTTTGAGTACTCGCTGTCTTTAGAGTTTCCCTCTTTCTTTATCTCTTTACCATCTGCCTCTCTAGCTTTTGagctttttctttctttatcctcttgctgtaaaaaaaaaataacaaaataataataaagctatatatataaaaaaaaatttagttaaaaaaaaagcaaacattgAATAAGTTATCAATCTAATCTTTCCAAATTTAAGTGCATAAACTTATATGCTAAGTAAAATTGataatcttttgtttttctagctttttaaaacattgttgttACAGATTTGTAGgtactttttactttttctaatactttttgaaaaaatataaggAAAAGTAATTTTGGGACAGTGACTCACTTCGTGTCTATCAGGGATaggtaaaaatttaagaaaaattccAAAATAAGCCTAAAATGTTGGAAATGCAGCCAGCAAAAAAGTTACAAAGTggtttttgcattaaaaaaaaaataactatgattttttgaaattgatttttttttcttttggttttCTCTTAGTTCTATTA
This window contains:
- the LOC100213180 gene encoding TRAF3-interacting protein 1 isoform X3, whose product is MAMDPKIIKKTQDILGKVIKKPPLTEKLLGKPPFRFLHDVFMEVMKNHGTLKGLYSEAECNSANVTEKDAKLSFLQKTIDCLGLALGESLSVRPSKVVAGQEAHKTNELLQALGQVATKKIDTSDAVRKVLSGEKSVSKKSSKDKKENEAVNDDANPKDKIKPGEDKNETEKNEKKVESSSKEQGNNKEPESERKRKKESSHSRDQEDKERKSSKAREADGKEIKKEGNSKDSEYSKSGSELLVEQENASKVKEKTAREKQGSSKDRKDGSHTEREKREHQRSSSEKRRENEQLEAEPDTKEKGGSSRDREKRKEKIDAESASKEKESSSRDREKRKDKEGRSKERDKIKNVDETKDNKQKEGVANNEQKTKQHEDDSEKVKNIDEVDGKKTKRDRRKKEIEENVDNEANKSKENISKDENARAMQRPASAKGPRVKQNQQDSGEDEDTSNPALPAEKNTESVQKPVQKLVRPSSARPAPPKVKKVEVVEEQHARVNTKPLAPVIMDNKNDDEDEGFIVEEDPALGNILDMNQSENNSDLVTTQEHGSLVRKMLESKKQADNQNNTEKHVVFDGARKKEREIAEKEIDGLRTSIQQLVRSAHPLGKIMDYIQEDIDSMQKELIMWRQENQKHELSLKAEQSITENEVEPLKFHLNELEHEIAEMMNNISAVKSNILRNEEKIEDLILGISR
- the LOC100213180 gene encoding TRAF3-interacting protein 1 isoform X4 → MAMDPKIIKKTQDILGKVIKKPPLTEKLLGKPPFRFLHDVFMEVMKNHGTLKGLYSEAECNSANVTEKDAKLSFLQKTIDCLGLALGESLSVRPSKVVAGQEAHKTNELLQALGQVATKKIDTSDAVRKVLSGEKSVSKKSSKDKKENEAVNDDANPKDKIKPGEDKNETEKNEKKVESSSKEQGNNKEPESERKRKKESSHSRDQEDKERKSSKAREADGKEIKKEGNSKDSEYSKSGSELLVEQENASKVKEKTAREKQGSSKDRKDGSHTEREKREHQRSSSEKRRENEQLEAEPDTKEKGGSSRDREKRKEKIDAESASKEKESSSRDREKRKDKEGRSKERDKIKNVDETKDNKQKEGVANNEQKTKQHEDDSEKVKNIDEVDGKKTKRDRRKKEIEENVDNEANKSKENISKDENARAMQRPASAKGPRVKQNQQDSDEDTSNPALPAEKNTESVQKPVQKLVRPSSARPAPPKVKKVEVVEEQHARVNTKPLAPVIMDNKNDDEDEGFIVEEDPALGNILDMNQSENNSDLVTTQEHGSLVRKMLESKKQADNQNNTEKHVVFDGARKKEREIAEKEIDGLRTSIQQLVRSAHPLGKIMDYIQEDIDSMQKELIMWRQENQKHELSLKAEQSITENEVEPLKFHLNELEHEIAEMMNNISAVKSNILRNEEKIEDLILGISR